CCACCGGCGTCACCGCTGCGGAATGGGATTGATCCTTGGCGACAGCACACGTGCATCCAGGATGTCACCCCCGCGAAGCGGGTCGCCCAGAATGGGGGCCCATTGCATGGCGCTCCGGCGGTGACACCGCAAACTCATTCTCGATTGGCACTGCTGTCCGGCGAGCAAGCGCGGCGGCCCACGTCCATGCCCAACCAGTCCGTCTCGATGGTGCCGCCACAGGCGTCGCCGCCGAGGAAGGGATTGATCACTCCTGGAGGGATTCGTCACCAGCGATCCGTCGAACCGAAGGGTGGGCAAAGGCCCGACATTCCTCCGGCGCAACGACACATTTTCGGGGCCGTGCCCACCACACGTGATGGCATCGTGGCACTCTTCGCCATGAGGACTTTCGCGTTCGTGATTTCGCTGGCACCGGGACAGCCATCTGGAGATCTGCGTACAGTGCCCATGTACGGCATGATTGGTTTGTATCACCGTGGATGCGTGGGACACCAGGACACGCGGCCCCGGCACTGGTGCCCGATACTGAACGATGCGGTGGATTGCATTGGCGCTGTGGCGGGTTGCTGATACTGATAATACAGGCCTTCGCTTGCTGGTATGGTTCTTGCGTTTCGGCAGCCGTTGTGCCCTTTTTCAGAACCTTCGCATCTGCAAGCGGACTGGCATCCGATGGACAGGTGTATTCAAGCAGCAGGAGAAACGGACCATGAAGACACTTGCCCTGATGTGGTTGACTCTGGTGATCGCTCAGACCCCTTTGCATGCGGAGACGGACTTCAGCGTGCATGGAGTCAACAATTGCACCTCGAATCCTCCCGGCAGTGGGCCAGGTTTCACGCTGGCCGCTGGCACACATCCAGTGGAATTCCTGGGCGGTGCCTGGTCGCTCTGGAACAGCGAAGGACAGAACGGTGGGCAGGAATGGGTCACCGTGGTCCGCGTCTGGATTCATGCCACGAATGAAATCGTGCCCATGTTCAATACCGGTTTCCACCCCAGTCAGGCCACTGCCCAGGCGGCCGCCCAGGGTATGGTGTTTCCGCTCGAGCTGAGCGTGGCCAGCCAGGTCACATTCTTCGTTCATGATGGTGGCGGGTGCGGGGACAACCGGGGTTCCGTCATGTTGCGTCTGCAGGACCAGCAGGTGGCGGCCGCATTCGATACCCCCAGCCATTTCCAATTGTTGGACAACCATCCCAATCCCTTCAACCCATCAACCCAGCTGCGCTTCAGCCTGGATCACACCGCGCAGGTTGAGCTGACCGTGTTCAATCTTCAGGGTGAAATGGTCGCTCGCCCGCTCAACGACCTGGTGGCCGGCGGGGAGCACAGCGTGCTCTTCGACGCCTCACAACTTCCCAGCGGTTGCTACGTCTACCGCCTGGAATCGGAAGGCCGCCAGCAGACCCGCAAGATGCTGCTGCTGAAATGACCCTCGCGAGAGCTCGCGATGGATTGTGCTTCAAGATATCCCCCGGTCGCGGAGTGCGATCGGGGGATTTCTCCTGTCAGCCCAGTTGCCGGGCTCGACCCGAAACTGTGTCGTCGCGCCAGCGGAAAGTCAGGTCGTTTCCCACCCTGCAGATCACCATTGACGAATGAATCGAGAAAGCTCAAGCCAATTCCACAGCGGTGACGCCGGTGGCGGCACCATCGAGACGGAATGGTCTGGCATTCACGTGGGCCGCCGCGCTTGCTCGCCGGACCGCGAAGCGGGCCAAGTTTGCGCGGCGCGAGGTCTGCGAAGAGGGTCTTTCTTTGGCTCCACCTTGCTTTGGACCCGTCCAAAGAAAGGTGGAAAGTGATGCATCACGGCAGGCCGTCCAGGGCCGAGGAAGCCATCATGGCGTCGCCTCGGCACACAAGAACCAACCGCAAGGCCTTGTAGACTCAGCAGGATCCGTAGCCCGGATGAAACTGCCGTATCCGTACTTCAGGGGAATCGCTCCGGCGCAATCCGGGTTTCATAAAATCAACAGGCTGGCGGGATGTTGTCTGGGTGAGATACATCGACCCGTATCGGTCCATGTGTTTCGCAAGGCAGGGGTGTCAACCACGATGTTGTGAGAACGGAGCGCGCCTACTGCAGAAGCAGCACTTTCCGGGTCTGTCGTTTCCCTCCTGCGGTCAACTCGATCAGATAGACGCCGCTGGAAAGACCGATGGCCTGGAAGACAATCTCGTGCTCCCCGCGTCCACGGCTCTCGTCCAGCAGGGTCTGGATTCGCTGGCCGCGCAGGTTGTAGACGCTGATCGTGACGCGCAGTGGCCTGTCGAGAGTGAATGGGATCCGGGTCATCGGATTGAAGGGGTTGGGATACGGTAGGCCCAGCTTCAATCCCTGTGGCAGATTGGAAGGACGAGGTGTGGGGCGTTGCAGAGCCACCCAGCTTGTATCGATCGCGAAGGCTCCGGGGCCGCCGGTGTAGCCCATGTCATTGCGCAAACCGCCCTGGCTGGGCCATCTGGCCTGACCAGGGTGCAATGGATCTTCAGCGTCGTGATACTGGGGTGCCGGACTACCCGCATCAATCGCAGGGGACGCCGGCGACAGCCAAGGCGCCCCCAATTCAGCATCGAACAGCGGATCAACTCCGATCAGGTTCCCAATGCCAGGCTGGGGATTGTCAAGCAGGCAGTACTCGAATTCAGGTGGAAGCCACTGTGTGATATCGAGTCCGGGATGTGTGAACCAATGGCAGGGATTTCCCCAGATGATGCTGTTGTGGATTTTCATCCGGGGAAAATCAACATTGAGACCGGCAAACAGACACACCGTCGAATTGTCAGTGAGCGTCACATTGCTGATTTGACTTGCCTCACCACCCGAGATCGCAAATGCGGTCTGCCAAGTCTGATGCGACAGATCATAAGGGTATGTGAAGTATGCGTCCAGCGAGTCCGTGCCTTCGACCAGAATGTTCTGCAGATCCAGAGTGTCTGCCCTGAAGAAAAGTCCCATTCTACCGTTGTTGCGCGAAACAAGATTGTGCACCTCGTAATAGCGGAACGACGGCGCGTTGGATAGTCCCCCATCGTCGTTGTCTTCAATCAGCACGTTGTGCAGCACCATCTTGGGGTAGTACCAATCCGCCGGGCCCGTGGTGTTGTAGAACTGGACCGTGCTGCCCACCATGCGTGGGTCAACGGCAGGATCATCCGATGGGCGCTCCGGCACACTGTTTGGCTGGCGATTGTTGCGTACGATGAGATCTTCGAACAGGACTTCCTGTGTAGGCCAGTGATAGGCAGCTCCCGTGACCAAGGCCCGTCCAAGATTCGCAGGGTGTTGAATGCGAGTATCCCAGTTGTCCTCATGATCATCGGACAGATTGTTCTGAATGATGGTGCGACGATGAGTCCGGTTTCTGCCTATCAGATTGAATGTCCCGCCTGCTTCCCAGGCCAATCCCTGAACCTCGACAGTGATTGGCAAACCGTTCTGGTAGTATGGGTAGATCCGGGAAATGTTGTCCTGAACCACGACATCCTCGGTGCTGCAGCCAACAGTGTAAAGAACTCTTCCCATCGTGTTTGTCGCACTGTTTGACTCAAAGCCCTCTGGGTCCGCACCACTGACACATCCTTCCACCAACAGATTTCTCACCAGGCCATACCCTTTGATGGTGACAATTCTGCCCGCATTGGTCGTGCAGTTCCGAATCGTGATCCGACTTGCCAACAAGCTGTCGTCGCTGCTGATGTCGATCACATCCTTGTTGACTCCGGATCCTCCCAACGGCTGATTCGAATGGCAGTCCTCCACCAGAATGTCTCTGGCAGTCATCAGGTAGGGTGGGGATCCATTGTCCAGGCTGAGCACCAATGCGGGTCCATCCTCCACACTGACGTTCCGGACTGACACATCGTGTACATCGTATGCGGCATGGCCATGGATCGAAATGTACCCACCATCCCCATACCCCCCATCCACAATCAAATCGGATACCTGAATCGTATCAGCGGTTGCACTGATCAATCTTACAGGCTGAGGTGATGGATCTGCACGAAGGCGATCAATGCAGAGGAACTGGCAATTGGAAACCCTGATCTGGTAATGCACGCCATTTTCGTCAGTCAATCGGTCTGGGAACAGATGGAGGTTGCTCAGTACCACTCGGCCAGGATAATGCGTCAGCCAGTTATGTGATATGATCGCCCCCTGATTGTGTGCTCGATTCTCCCTGAAGATCGAGTTCCGCACAGTCAAGTTGGCTAAGTAATCCAACTGGATTCCCCCAGCACTATTCACTGCAGGGCTGGGCTCGCCTAACCCCCGCTGAAGCGTGAGACCATCAATCGTTAGCACATTGCTGGCCAAACTACGTACAACAATGAGGGTCCCCAACCACTCTCCATCTATGACTGTCATATTCACTGCTGTGGAGTCACCTGTGAAGAAGTCATCTGAGCACAGTGTTAGACTCTTGTCAGGCACGACCAGCCGCTCGAAGTAGGTTCCGGGCGCCAGCCACAGCGTGTCCCCGCTGGCACAGGTATCAATGGCGGTCTGTATGGAAGGGAACTGGGAGGGTATGCGCAGCACGGCCGCATGGCCAATGCCGTGAACCAGCAGGATGAGCACCAGCAAGATTCCTGGCATGATCTGGATTCCTGTGACTGAGCCGCCGCCATGAGATATGCAGTGGCCAGTTTAGCGAATGGCGCAGTGGCGGGCTGGACCAATGTCAAGCGGTGGAACTGTCAGGTACCTGGATTGCCGGAAGGTCGCGGCAGGCCCGAAAGGGGCCGCTGCCAAGCGACGGATGACTTGCCGAAGCGCCGGAGTGCGGGCGTACGTACCATCCTGGCACCTTTCCCCGAGGTTGGAAGCACGGAAGGCGCGGTCCTGGCGGGGAAAACGACTGTGCCGCGGCTCCATTCAGCGCGAGAGGTTACGGAAGATCTCCTTGAGGAAACGGCCGGTCTCACTGCCCTTGGTGGCGGCCACCGTCTCGGGAGTGCCCTGGGCGATGATCGTCCCGCCGCGCTCGCCACCCTCGGGCCCCAGATCGATGATCCAGTCCGCCGTCTTGATCACATCGAGATTGTGCTCGATCACCACGACGGTGTTGCCCGCCTCCACCAGCGCATTGAGCACCTTGAGCAGCAGCTGGATGTCCGCGAAATGCAGGCCCGTGGTCGGCTCGTCCAGAATGTAGATCGTGCGCCCCGTGGGGCGCTTGCTGAGTTCGGTCGAGAGTTTGACTCGCTGGGCTTCGCCACCGGAAAGAGTCGTTGCCTGCTGCCCCAGATGGATGTAGCTCAACCCCACTTCCATCAGCGTGTTCAGCTTGCGGTGAATGCGCGGGATGGGACCGAAGAACTCGCAGGCCTCCTCCACCGTCATCTCAAGAGCTTCGGCGATGCTGCGGCCCTTGTAGTGCACTTCCAGGGTTTCGCTGTTGTAGCGGCGGCCCTTGCAGAGTTCGCAGGGCACGTAGACATCGGCCAGAAAGTGCATCTCGATCTTGATGATGCCGTCGCCGCTGCAGGCCTCGCAGCGTCCGCCCTTGACATTGAAGCTGAAACGGCCCGGGGCGTAACCACGCACCTTGCTTTCGGGCAGGGCGGCGAAGAGGTCGCGGATCATGGTGAACACGCCCGTGTAGGTTGCCGGGTTGCTGCGCGGGGTGCGCCCGATGGGGCTCTGGTCAATGGTGATCACCTTGTCCAGGTGTTCCAGACCGCGCACACGGCCGTGAGGGGCGGGCAGCACGCGGGCGCCGTTCAGCTCGCGGGCCAGCAGCATGTTGAGCGTGGCGTTGATGGCCGTGCTCTTGCCGCTACCGGAGACGCCCGTGACACAGGTGAAGGTGCCAAGAGGGATCTCCAGCCTGATGTCCTTGAGATTGTTGCCCTTCAGGCCTTCCACCACCAGCTTCTGCCCGTTGCCCGGGCGGCGCGTGGCGGGTACGGCAATCAGATTCTCGTCGCGCAGGTAGTCGCCCGTGACACTGCTGCGGGCTTTCATCAATTGCTTGGGCGTGCCCTGGAACACCAGCTCGCCGCCGTGGATGCCGGCGCCGGGGCCCAGGTCGATCACCTGGTCGGCACGCAGGATGGTGTCGCGATCGTGTTCCACCACGATCACCGTGTTGCCCAGATCGCGCAGGTGCTCGAGGGTTTCGATCAGCTTCTCGTTGTCGCGCTGGTGCAGGCCGATGGAGGGCTCGTCCAGCACGTACATCACACCCATCAGCTGGCTGCCGATCTGGGTCGCCAGCCGGATGCGCTGGGCCTCGCCGCCGGAGAGCGTGCCCGCGTTGCGGCCCATGCTCAGGTAGTCCAGGCCCACATTCACCAGAAAGCCCAGCCGCCCCTGCACTTCCTTCAGAATGGGTGCGGCGATGGTCAGGTCATTGCCGGTCAGTTCCAGGTTCTGGAAGAACTGTTCCGCGTCACGGATCGAGAGCTCACACAGTTCGATGATGTTGCGTCCGCCCACGGTCACGGCCAGGGCGCTGGGCTTGAGCCGCCTCCCGCCACAGGTGGCACAGGGGCGCGAACTCATGAAGCGTTCGATCCATTCGCGGATGCCCGGACTCTGGGTCTGACGGTAGCGGCGTTCCAGGTTGGGAATGATGCCTTCCCAGCGACTGAAGTATTCCCAATTGCCCTTGCCGCCCGAATGGCTGCCGCTGAACTTGAGTTCGTCCTTGCTGCCGTAGAGGATCACCTGTTGGTGGGCCGGCTTGAGCTTCTTCCAGGGTGTGTTCAGCTTGAATCCCACCTTGCGGCCCACGGTCTCGATGGCGCGCAGGGGCCAGGTCTCGCCGTGGCTGGTGCCGTCGCCCATGGTGCCGATCGCGCCGCTCTCCAGGCTCAGCTCGGGGGCCACCACCACCAGTTCCGGATCGATCACGCGGTTGTGCCCCAGTCCCGTGCAGTCCGGGCAGGCCCCGAAAGGGCTGTTGAAACTGAACACGCGCGGGGCCAGCTCCTCGATGCCCACTCCGTGTTCGGGGCAGGCGAAATGCTGGCTGAAGAGCAGTTCGCGTGTCTCGGCCCCGGGGCTGTCCAGGATCACCCGGCAAAGCCCGGCGGCCAGTCCCAGCGCGGTTTCCACCGACTCGAAGAGCCGACCACGAATCTCCGGCTTGAGGATCAGACGGTCCACCACCACATCGATGTCGTGCTTGTAGGTCTTGCGCAGACCTTCGGCGACCTCGTCCAGCTCCTTCATCTCGCCGTCCACTCGCAGGCGCACGAATCCGGCCTTGCGGATGTGGGCGAAGAGGTCCTTGAACTCGCCCTTGCGCCCGCGCACCATGGGTGCCAGCACCTGCAGCTTGCTGCCCGCGGGCTCGTTCAGGATCTGGCTGACGATCTCCTCGGGGCTGGACTTCTCGATGGGGCGTCCACACTCAGTACAGTGGGGGCGGCCGATGTTGCCGTAGAGCAGGCGCAGGTAATCGTAGATCTCGGTGACCGTGCCCACCGTGGAACGCGGATTGTTGTGGCGCGTCTTCTGCTCGATGGAAATCGCCGGGCTGAGACCTTCGATGGAATCCACATCGGGCTTCTCCATCAGGCCCAGGAACTGGCGCGCATAGGCCGAGAGACTTTCCACATAGCGCCGCTGGCCTTCGGCGTAGAGCGTGTCGAAGGCCAGACTGGACTTGCCGCTGCCCGAGAGGCCCGTGATCACCACCAGCCTGTTGCGCGGGATACGCAGGTCCAGGTCCTTGAGATTGTGTTCGCGCGCGCCGCGGATGTGAATATGACTGGGTTCCATGAGTCTTCCTGTTCGTCTTGAGTGGCCTTCCGCGGAGGGAAGTCAGAGGCCTCTGCTCGGCGTTCGGGCCCCAAAGGCCGCAAGGTCGCGCACGGGTGGGACATTGGGCTCAGCCCAGCAGGCTCAGCACCAGTTCGTCCAGCAGCACCCAGTTCTCCGGTCGCAGTACCAGACGCTCCCCGTTGCAGTGCTGGAAGCGTCTCCGGTGCAGGCGGGCCCGGGCCCAGATGCCGTCCGCGGTCAGCGCGCCAAAGCGGCCAACCAGAACCCGGCGTTCCAGCCCCTGGCGCCAGCGCAGCCCCAGGTAGACCGCCTCCAGCAGTGCCGCGTCACGATCCGGACGATCCGCTTCGGCGGGGGTGGGCTGGCCCGCGTCCACCGCATCATTGAAGAGTCGCAGGTTGGGCAGCCGGTTCAGACGCAGCCCCCAGGGCTCGGCCTGCCCCGTGAGAATCGTCGCCCGTTGCGGATTCAGCCAGGCGCTCGCCCCCGGGCCCACGGCCAGACAGTCGCGCAGCTCCCAGTAGCCCCGGTTGTGACGACTTTCCTGCCCCGCGCGGCAGAAGCTCGACACTTCGTAGTGCTGGTAACCGGCCGTGCGCAACTCCTTGGACAACAGACGGAAGAGGCGCGCGCTGTGATCGCCGTCCAGAGGTGTGACCCGTCCCTGACGGCGACGCAGATCCAGTCGGGTGCCCGCCTCGTAGCCCAGTCCGTAGGCGCTGATGTGCGGCGGATCCAGCGCCCGCAGCGCCGCGATCTCGCGCCGCAGGGCGGTCGCGGTCTGACCCGGCAGTTGGTAGATCAGGTCCAGACTCAGGTTCGTCAGTCCGGCCGCCCGCAAACGCTGCAGTCCGCGCTGCAGATCGTCCAGGTCGTGTTCCCGGTCCAGAAAGGCCAGGGCACCCGGGTCGGCGCTCTGGGCGCCCAGACTGGCGCGCGTGATACCGGCGGCCACCAGGCTTCCGGCCAGCTCGTCCGTGATGTGCTCGGGATTCAGCTCCACCGTGATCTCGGCCCCGGGCAGCAGGCGCTCGGCCAGCGGACCCGGTCCCAGCAGCTGGCGAAAGAACTCCGGCGGCAGCAGGCTGGGGGTTCCCCCGCCCAGGTACACACTGTGGATCGCCCCCTCACTCCATGCCGGGCTGGCAAGCTGACGCGCCAGATCCGCGCGCAGTCGCTCGCCACCGAGGCGCAACACTTCGGGATCGCGGGTGACCCCGGCGTAGAAATCGCAGTAACCGCAGCGCCGACTGCACCAGGGCACATGGATGTAGACTCCGAAGGAGTCGCTCGGCGGCATGATCGTCTCCCGGCGCTGCAGCATGCGTGTGTGTCAGTCGCTCAGTCCAAATCCCACGGCCCCCACCACGCGGATCGCGCCCACCGGGCAGACCGGCACGCAGAGGCCGCAGCCCACGCAAAGCTCGGCGTGAATCCTGGCCCGGGCTCCGTGTGCGCCCGCGGCTCCTTCGGCCCGGATGCAGTCGGTCACAGGGCAGGCCGGCAGGCAGTCGCCACAGCCGGTGCAGGCTTCGTTGACCGTGAACCAGGGGCGGTGTGCGATCCGGTCGCTGAAGACGCTGCTGGGACAGAGCCCCACCAGGGGCACCAGATTGGCGCTGCGGCTGTAATCCAGCACGCGCCGCTGGCCATCCACGAGCAGCAGGCCCGGCTCGACGAAGGCGTTCTCGACGCAGCGGCCGCTGGAGGCACAGCCACTGAGGCAGTGTTCCCGGCGGCGCTCGACCGGTTCATCGCTGGCGCAGGTCACGGCCACCTGGGCGTCCGCGGGAATCAGCGAGAGGATCTGGCGCGGGCAGGCGGGCAGGCAGTCGCCGCAGCCCGTGCAGCGGCTGGCCTGGATCACGGGCAGCCCGTTCACGACCCGGATCGCGTTCTCCGGACAGGCGTCCACGCAATCGCCGGCTCCCAGACAGGCCCAGTTGCAGTCGCGCTCGCCCCCGTACTGCAGCTGCAGGTCCAGACAACTCTCCCGACGCACCGATTCAAAGGTCCGCAGGTTCTGGTCCTCGCGCGAACGGCAGTTGACCACCGCACTCAGCTCACTGCCATAGCCGTGTGTCTCGTCGCGCTCTCCGCTCCAGGCCACCCGGCCGCGAATGCGCCATTCGGGATGCGCCAGAGGCTGACGGCCCGAGAGCTCCACATGGCCCGTGTGACGCAGGAAACGCGACAGCAGCAGGGTGACTCCCGCCAGACAGAGCAACAGCAGCAGTTCCAGGCTCATCCCAGTCCTCCTCCGCTGCGCAGATGATTCAGGGTCATCAGCAGGACCAGCAGCAACAACAGACTGCCCAGACGAAAGGGCAGGCCTTCGATGGATCCCGGGGCGCGGTTGAGTCTGAAGCGTTCCTGTGCTCCGGTGAGCACGAACACCAGAGCCAGCACGAGCAGCAGCATGAGACCCAGGGCGCTGGCTCGTCCCAGTGGCCCGGCCGGCAGATCGATCACGGGAGCCAGCAGCGGGCGTGCCAGCAGGGGCAGCCAGAGCAAGCCCGGCAGCGCCACGAACAGTTCCAGTTGTTCCCGGTCGGCACCGCCCAGCAGCAGCTTGAGCAGCAGCAGCCCGGGCAGGGTCGCCAGCAGGGCACAGGACAGCCTCAGGGCCAGCAGCAGGTCGCCCGTGTGCTCCAGAGGAAAGAACACGGCCGGCAGCATGGCCAGGGCACAGGCGGGCAGGATCGCCCAGCTGCGCTGGAAGGCGCTGAAGTGATGCTGGCGCACCAGCAACGGAGCCGCCAGCAGACCAAAGAGCACGACCAGCGGGGTGCCCGTGTCAAAGAGGGTGCTCATTCCACCTCCCGGGCCACCCGGCGAGCCCGCCGGCGCAGCCAGAGCTGGATCACACCCAGCAGCACCAGCAATCCCACCGTGCGGGGCAGGCCGGCCAGCCCGGGCGGCAGGGCTCCCGGCAGACGCTCGAGCGCGCCCAGAGCCCAGAGTCCGATCAGAGGCACAGGCAGCAGGAAGGTGGCGCGCACGCTCCAGCTGCGACGCTCCTCGTCACGCAGAGTGCAGACCTGCTGCAGGTAGAGGAATGCACCCGTGTGCACGGCCAGCAGCAGACTGAGTTCCAGTACCGGAAGTCCGGCACGGACGCCTGTCACCCTCAGCAACCAGGCCACGCCGGCCGCCTGAAAGGGCACACCGGCCAGCAGCAGCAGGCTGAGCCAGGTGCCTCGCGCCTGTGAGAAGCGATAGGGCCAGGCGGGCGCCGCCAGCACCAGGCAATTGAGCGGCAGCAGCACCAGCAGCAGCAACCAGATCACACCATCGGCCCCCAGGCAGATCGCGGGCCCCAGGCAGGCCGTATACAGGGCCGCTTCGAAGGGCGTGATCGTGCGGGCGGCAAAGGGGCGCTCCCGGGTCAGTGGATTCTGGCCCGGTTCCCATTGCAATTGCGGTTGTTCCACGGGAGCGCTGAAAGAGCGTCTCATCGGCGGGGCCCTCGCGGCAGAGTCGACTGGTTCAGCCAGGGCACCAGAGCACTGGCGGCCAGAGTGGCCAGCACAAGCCCCGCTTCGCCCAGATGCAAGGCCGGTACGGCCAGCAGCAGGCTGCCCAGCAGCAGGCCGTGTGACAGGCGTCCCCGGGCGGTCAGAGGTGTATGCACGCTCTCGGCGGCTCCAAACACCAGCAGGGGAAGCAGAAAACTGCCGCTGCACCAGAGGCTGAAGGCCGGCCAGTGCGCCAGACCCGACGCGTTCACCAGCAGGACTCCAGTGCCGAAGACGGCCAGGGCCGTGACCGGGACTTTCCAGTCGATCACACGGCGTGTCACCAGCAGCACTCCCCCCGGCAGCAGGGCCAGCAGGCTGGCCGCACCCAGTGTGCCCGGGTGCAGGTTCCAGACGAAATCCAGCACCCCACCACTGCTCAGCCGTTCCTGGAGCTGCGCCAGGCGGCTGAGGGTCAGGGGCACGTCCACGGGTGGGTTGACCAGCCCGTGCTCGGTGCTCGCTTCCAGCTCGGCCAGGGCTTGCCAGGCTTGCTGCAATTGTGTCTTCAGGGTGACCGGCACCGAGGCGGGCAGACTGAACCAGCCCTTCTCAAGCCACCAGAGCGGTGTCAGCAGTCCGCCCCCCGGTTGGGCCACCAGATCCAGCAGAAGGCGGGCGAAGAGCGCCGGATGCATGGCGGCGCGCCCATACCCCCCAAAGAGCTGCTCGGCCAGAAAGGCGCCCAGGCCACCGGCCAGCATGACCTGGCTCCAGTGCAGGTCTGGCGGCAACAACAGCGCAAAGACCAACCCGCCCAGCAGGGCGTGTCCGTCCAGGGTGCGCTGGCGATTGCCGGCCACGGCCTTGGTGAAGGCTTCCGCCAGCAGGAAGGACGCCGCCGCCACTCCCGCGGTGCGCAGGGCGGGCAGGCCGTAGAGCCCGAAAGCAACCAGCAGCAGGGGCGCCAGCGCCAGCATGGACTGGCCGTGCAGGGCCGAGAGGCGGGACCGTGTGCGCAGCAGAGGCATCGGGGCCAGACGGAACACGGGACGTGCCTCAGACATGGCGCACCTCGCGCAGCTGCTGCAGTCCTTTGCGCAGACTGTGTCCCAGATGGATGTGGCTGGGGCAGACATAACTGCACACACCGCAGAGCAGGCAGTGCTCCAGCCCCATCCCGCGGGCCTCGTGCAGGCGCTGCTCTTCGATCAGATGCACCAGGCGGGGCGGGGCCAGGCTGCGCGGACAGGCTTCCAGACAGCGCCCGCAGGTGTTGCAGGCGTCCTCACGCAGGCGCGGCAATTCGTCCGGGTTGGCGGTCACCAGTGCCCGCAGGGGCGGACAGAGGGGCGAGTCCGTGTCACGCAGCAACTTGCCGTCCAGAGCTCCACCCGCGAATGCCGCGCTCGGTGGCCCCTCGGGAAAGAGCTCCTGCCAGGGCAGACCGCTGGGCAGTTCGACCAGCTCGCCGTTTCCGGCCAGGTCCGAGACGGACAGCAGAAATCGATCGGCGGGGCCCACCGTGAGCCGCCGTTCCAGCAGCAGCAGGCGGTCCAGATCGAGCACGAGCACTCCCTGACTGGCCAGCAGGCGCGTGGGATCCAGTGTGCGGGACGGATTGACCAGCCGTGTGGCACGCTCGGCCAGCAGGCGGGGATGGGCACCGGGATGGCTGTTGTCCAGCTGGATCCGGGTCAGGCTGATACCGGGCTTGAGCGCGGCCACCAGAGCTTCGGCCGCCTTGCGCTGGGGAGCACGGTGCGCCAGATGCAGATGCTGGAAACGAGCACGTTCCAGCACCAGGTCCAGCGCGCACGAGAGTGCCTTTCCGCGGGCCAGTTCTTCCAGTCGGGCCATCAGGGTCCAGTGCCCCAGTTCGGTCTCGGCGGCGTTGAGAATCAGGATCGCACCGGCAGGCAGGATTGCCAGCTCGTGATCCAGAGGAATCCCGTCCAGATTCTCGAGTCCCTGGGCCGACAGGGCCAACCCGGCCGAGAGCGGCTGCTCATCTTCCTGCTCGACCTGAAGCACGGCGCAGGGCAGCAGGCAACCATCGCCCACTCTGCGGTTCTCGACGGCCAGGATCCGCCCGGACGCCGGTGCCAGTCGCACGCGGGACAGCAGTCCACAGGGTTCGCTCAGCGGCTCGCCGGCACTCACCCGTTGGCCGGCCACCACC
This sequence is a window from Candidatus Delongbacteria bacterium. Protein-coding genes within it:
- a CDS encoding 4Fe-4S dicluster domain-containing protein; this translates as MRRFHLKEGILPPDWCPRAVPPRRELQGTGVRVLPLRGYRYDEARPLVVAGQRVSAGEPLSEPCGLLSRVRLAPASGRILAVENRRVGDGCLLPCAVLQVEQEDEQPLSAGLALSAQGLENLDGIPLDHELAILPAGAILILNAAETELGHWTLMARLEELARGKALSCALDLVLERARFQHLHLAHRAPQRKAAEALVAALKPGISLTRIQLDNSHPGAHPRLLAERATRLVNPSRTLDPTRLLASQGVLVLDLDRLLLLERRLTVGPADRFLLSVSDLAGNGELVELPSGLPWQELFPEGPPSAAFAGGALDGKLLRDTDSPLCPPLRALVTANPDELPRLREDACNTCGRCLEACPRSLAPPRLVHLIEEQRLHEARGMGLEHCLLCGVCSYVCPSHIHLGHSLRKGLQQLREVRHV
- a CDS encoding 4Fe-4S binding protein yields the protein MSLELLLLLCLAGVTLLLSRFLRHTGHVELSGRQPLAHPEWRIRGRVAWSGERDETHGYGSELSAVVNCRSREDQNLRTFESVRRESCLDLQLQYGGERDCNWACLGAGDCVDACPENAIRVVNGLPVIQASRCTGCGDCLPACPRQILSLIPADAQVAVTCASDEPVERRREHCLSGCASSGRCVENAFVEPGLLLVDGQRRVLDYSRSANLVPLVGLCPSSVFSDRIAHRPWFTVNEACTGCGDCLPACPVTDCIRAEGAAGAHGARARIHAELCVGCGLCVPVCPVGAIRVVGAVGFGLSD
- a CDS encoding RnfABCDGE type electron transport complex subunit D, with the protein product MSEARPVFRLAPMPLLRTRSRLSALHGQSMLALAPLLLVAFGLYGLPALRTAGVAAASFLLAEAFTKAVAGNRQRTLDGHALLGGLVFALLLPPDLHWSQVMLAGGLGAFLAEQLFGGYGRAAMHPALFARLLLDLVAQPGGGLLTPLWWLEKGWFSLPASVPVTLKTQLQQAWQALAELEASTEHGLVNPPVDVPLTLSRLAQLQERLSSGGVLDFVWNLHPGTLGAASLLALLPGGVLLVTRRVIDWKVPVTALAVFGTGVLLVNASGLAHWPAFSLWCSGSFLLPLLVFGAAESVHTPLTARGRLSHGLLLGSLLLAVPALHLGEAGLVLATLAASALVPWLNQSTLPRGPRR